The nucleotide sequence CCTGTATGCGCCAACCATCGCCATTTACTTATTTCCTCCAAGAAGCTCCATTAAAAGATCCAAACGTACGCCAACCACCCCATTACATAAAATCAAGCTTCTCGGGCCACCCCAAAGAATCAACGAACACTATATGTGTATTGCTGCTGTGTATACCTCTACTGCACAAACTAAAACGACCCGTGAAGAAGAGCGAAGCCATGCATCGATCCTACACACAACTTGTACGGTGCCTAGTAATAAACAGAGCCGTAAGAAAAAGAATGGAAGCATGCAGTAGTGGCCGATGTCGGCCTCGCGTTTAGGGTCTCCGGCTTTGGCGCCTGGCCCTCCGGCGGTCCCTCGGGTACTTGGTTTCGCCTGACTCGAAGAACCTGCTTTGCTCCGACGGGATGATGTCGCAGTCGGGGAAGGTGACCGGGTACCGGTTGGCGTCGTAGCAGAAGGAGTAGGTCATGTAGCGCTCGCGGAACCGGCGCATGGCGGCGCGCTTTAAGGGGGTCATTTGGGCGAAGTCGGCCGCGAGGAGATCCTCGTTGGCCTCGGCGCACCGCCGGGCGGAGTCCACCTGCTGGATCGGGTCGACGCGGCATCCGCGGAGGACGAGGTCGGAGAGCTCCGCGACGAAGGGCGCGTACTTGTAGTTGACCTTGTACCTGCCGTTGGCGGTGGCCCAGGTGGAGCCGTCCCATATGGTGGCGTAGATGGACATGGGCTTGGACGGGTAGTCGCCGCCCATGGCGTCGCTGCGGACCACCTCTCTGATAGGGGTGTCGTCGATGTAGAATCTGCAGAGCACCGTCATGATCACACCGATTAATCCACCGATGCACGAGGACGTAGGTACGCACGTAACAGGATGAAGTAGGATGGCAGGGGGCGTACATGATGTGGTCGGAGGTCCACAGAATGGAGTAGCGGTGAGCCTCGGCGGTGGGATCGAACGGGAGAAAGTAGCGCTCCTCGCGGCCTCGGCTGGTGCTGCCGTTGCCGTAGACGTTGGTCTGAATCCTCCAGTCCTTGCCTCTGATGTTGCCCAGGAACTCGAAGTCCAGCTCGTCGTGTGTCTTCTGGAACACATCTCCATTGGAAGTCTGCACCGAACATTCAGCACCACGAGACACCCGATCAATCATGCTGCAAGCTTCACCatgatcaatacaatacaatacaatacaatacaatacaatacaatacaatacaatacaataaATAGTTCGTTTGGTGCCCTCACGATATTTATCTCCCTCTCGCTCTTTTCTATGAACACATCCATAAAAATAGTGGCATCAATCAACATGTCTGCATTCAACAACAGGGTTCGTGGACTCGGacgaaatcatcattaaaactcGCATATGATTTGATTCGAAAGACGTCGTCAGTAAAAGGAAGgagacaaaaagaaaacaaaggaaaacCCCAACTAATTGCGCAGCCTTTGGACTTGGCACAGGGAAGAAAAAGATGCGGCAGCAATCTTTGAACCGTCGGAGGAGTCGTGCAGGTCGGTGCACAGACCAAATCTGTGCGAGTTGTGACAGCTTAGGTGTCTTTCATGTGCTTGCTACACATATTTTAAATAGCGCATTCAATTTCCTCACTACCACTTAATTCACTTCGATGGAGGTTTTTGTGGATCATTTAACTAACGCTCTTTCTAAAACGAAGTGGACTATTAGATTGCATCGACTCACGTAGAAGGCGACGACGACGCCGGCGGAGTAATCCGAGGGCAGCTTGATGGAGGCGCTGAAGAAGCCATGGTCGTAGAGATCGTTTGATATGAATCCCGATCCTAAATAACCAATAACAACAACACGCAGGCGTATGACACAATCACAAGGGAAGCGATACGTGAGCTTGAAGAAGGGGGGAAGGTCGAGAGGCACGCGGATTACCGGAGGAGCGGTCGAGGGTGAGCCGGGCGCCGCGGCCGTCTGGGGAGCGGATGAGGTTCTCATTTCCGAAGAGGTGGGAGAAGCCGTCGTCGAAGGATAAAGTCGTCAGGTtgagcgccgccgccgccgcggccgtTATGCATGAGAGCATCAGGAAGACAGTCATCGCCGTGCCGGGAGTTGCCGCCGCCATTCTTTTCCGCCCCCGTTAAATCCCCCCGCTCCGAGCTCCCTTTTGGATCCCTTTGCTCCTTCCTGCTGATCTCTCTTCCTTTCCGCTTCCACCACTGCCCTGCTCCTCCTCTTTGGTTTTCGTTGTTGTGTTGGCTCTGTTGGCGTCTTCTTCTTATATAAGACAAAGCGGCAGTGCTCGAGAGGTGTTGAAAAATGCTTTGAATAAAAGGAGGTAATTAATTAGTCGATGGATCGGTGGATGGAAAGTAGAAGAATAGTCGGGGGAGAGAAGGTGATCTGGAAACCATTGTGTGTTGGCTTTCCCACACCAGTTTTGGAAGAAAGCCCCATTCTGCCACTGCTGCTCGAGTTGATTCAACGCGCTTCATTCAGAACAACTCCTCCATGCACAGCGCTGATATCTAGTGCTTTTGACCCAAAAGAGACAGCCGCGTCTCATAGCATAAGCATTGACTCAAGAACAGAGGATGGATGCTTCGGGTTGGTTAGTAATAAGGTAGAAGAAGAAGCAGGGGTGCCATGGTCACACAAACCCACACCGAGGAAGCAGACGAGAATGCCAAGCTGTGACTTGCTGGGATTCATATGTATtgtaaccaccaccaccaccgcaatAATTAGGCCTCATAATTTTCCTTTCTATATTCCATCCAATCATGTAGCATCGGcaatataaaaaagaagaagaagaagataaaatgGAAAACAAATTATGATGAGCGAGAGACGAGTTTAGTGCGGGAGG is from Musa acuminata AAA Group cultivar baxijiao chromosome BXJ3-8, Cavendish_Baxijiao_AAA, whole genome shotgun sequence and encodes:
- the LOC103994577 gene encoding probable xyloglucan endotransglucosylase/hydrolase protein 30 isoform X2 translates to MRTSSAPQTAAAPGSPSTAPPDRDSYQTISTTMASSAPPSSCPRITPPASSSPSTMIDRVSRGAECSVQTSNGDVFQKTHDELDFEFLGNIRGKDWRIQTNVYGNGSTSRGREERYFLPFDPTAEAHRYSILWTSDHIIFYIDDTPIREVVRSDAMGGDYPSKPMSIYATIWDGSTWATANGRYKVNYKYAPFVAELSDLVLRGCRVDPIQQVDSARRCAEANEDLLAADFAQMTPLKRAAMRRFRERYMTYSFCYDANRYPVTFPDCDIIPSEQSRFFESGETKYPRDRRRARRQSRRP
- the LOC103994577 gene encoding probable xyloglucan endotransglucosylase/hydrolase protein 30 isoform X1, which gives rise to MAAATPGTAMTVFLMLSCITAAAAAALNLTTLSFDDGFSHLFGNENLIRSPDGRGARLTLDRSSGSGFISNDLYDHGFFSASIKLPSDYSAGVVVAFYTSNGDVFQKTHDELDFEFLGNIRGKDWRIQTNVYGNGSTSRGREERYFLPFDPTAEAHRYSILWTSDHIIFYIDDTPIREVVRSDAMGGDYPSKPMSIYATIWDGSTWATANGRYKVNYKYAPFVAELSDLVLRGCRVDPIQQVDSARRCAEANEDLLAADFAQMTPLKRAAMRRFRERYMTYSFCYDANRYPVTFPDCDIIPSEQSRFFESGETKYPRDRRRARRQSRRP